From the genome of Planctomycetota bacterium, one region includes:
- a CDS encoding ATP-binding cassette domain-containing protein, whose amino-acid sequence VILSGRDVSELGELERSRLRAREVGFVFQLHHLLPQLSVLENVLVPALVADGAGAAGERARRLLDRVGLSHRLNHRPGQLSGGEAQRVAVARALVNRPKLLLADEPTGSLDGKAAEGVADLLFELNREEGVALVVVTHAAALAGRAGRVLELREGRLRERS is encoded by the coding sequence GTGATTCTTTCAGGGCGGGACGTTTCGGAGCTGGGGGAGCTGGAGCGTTCGCGGCTGCGGGCGCGCGAGGTGGGGTTCGTCTTTCAGCTGCATCATCTCCTGCCGCAGCTGTCGGTGCTGGAGAACGTGCTCGTGCCGGCGCTCGTGGCGGACGGGGCGGGAGCGGCCGGGGAACGGGCGCGGCGGCTTCTGGATCGGGTGGGGCTTTCGCACCGGCTGAATCACCGTCCGGGACAGCTTTCCGGGGGGGAGGCGCAGCGCGTGGCGGTGGCGCGGGCGCTGGTGAACCGTCCGAAGCTTCTTTTGGCGGACGAACCGACGGGGTCGCTCGACGGGAAGGCGGCGGAAGGGGTGGCGGATCTTCTCTTCGAGCTCAACCGGGAGGAAGGGGTGGCGCTGGTGGTGGTGACGCACGCGGCGGCCCTGGCGGGGCGGGCGGGCCGGGTGCTGGAGCTGCGGGAGGGCCGGTTGCGGGAGCGGAGCTGA